The Miltoncostaea marina DNA window ACGAGAGGGGAGTGGGCATGGCCACGACGAGCAGGGTCGCGACCGGCATCCTGTCCGAGGCGCAGGCCGCCAAGCGCGCCGAGATCCTCGATCTCCTGCGCCAGGCGTACTGGATGGAGATGGAGACGGTGATGAGCTACCTCGCCAACGCCGAGAACCTCGACGGCGTGCGGGCGGAGGAGATCGCTGAGGCGCTGAGCGCCGACGTCGAGGAGGAGCTCGGCCACGCGCGGCGCTTCGCCGGGCGCATCAAGGAGCTGTACGGCACGCCCCCCGGCTCGCTCGAGTTCACCGCCGAGCAGACCTACCTGCAGCCGCGCGATGACGCGGCCGACGTGCGGGGCGTCATCGAGGGCGTGATCCAGGCCGAGACCGGCGCGATCGAGCACTACCTCCGCATCATCGAAGCGTGCGACGGCGTCGACTGGGCCACCCAGGACATGGTCATCGAGATCCTCCGCGACGAGGAGGGCCACCTCCGCCAGTTCGAGCGCTACCTGGCCGAGTACAGCTGACGCTCCGCCCAGGCCGCCCGGCTCCCCCGGAGGGTCTGGCCTGCGTCGAACTGAGGCACGCCCCGGGCGCGCCGGCCGAATCGGCTCCGGCCTGGCGGCCGGGGCGCGCCGCGCGGCGAACTGGTCGCGATCCGTCCCGGACGACGTGATCGAGCAACGAGGTGGTCGTAGACACGACCGCCGAAGGCGGGAGCGTGCACAAACCGGCCACGAGGGCGCCGGGCACACCCCACGCGCACCACGGACGGATCCGTCGATGGGTTTTCGGCGGCCCGCCCCGGCCGCAAGGCCGGTGCCGCCGTGTGCAAATCGCCCCGGCCAGGGGCGATTTGCCGCGTGACCCGGCCCGAAAGAGGCCGGGTCCCCGCGTGAGGGGCACGCCGGTCGACAACGTGCCCAGCGCGAGCCGGCCCGCCAGGGCCGGATCCCGCCCGCGCTCAGGATCGGCCCCAGCCGAATCCGCACCGCGACCACCCGCCCAGCGCGAGCCGGCCCGCCAGGGCCGGGTCCCGCCCGCGCTCAGGATCGGCCCCAGCCGACCCGGTCTGTCGACGACCTCATCACGGGATAGGCCGGGTCCCGCCCGCGCACAGGATCGGCCCGGCCGACCCGGTCCGTCGACGACCTCGTCAAGCGGGGGCCGGGTCCCGCCCGCGCAGTGGATCGGCCCCAGCCGACCCGGTCCGTCGACGACCTCGTCACAGGACGAGCCGGCCCCCGCCCGCGCAATGGATCGGCCCCCGCCGACCCGGTCCGTCGACGACCCCGTCACGGGATGGCCGCGACCACCCACCCAGCGCGAGCCGGCCCGCCATCGCGGCGTCACGCCCGCGCAACGGATCGTCCCCGCCGAGCCGGTCCGTCGCCGCGCTACTCCCTCAAGAGCCGGCTCAGGCGGCGGTCGCGGTACCTGCGGCCGCCGGTCTGGCAGGCGGGGCAGTAGACGAGCTCGTACTCGGCGAAGCTGACGCGCTCGAGGAGGGTGCCGCAGCGCAGGCAGGGCTCGCCGTGGTGGCCGTGGACCGCGGTCAGCCGGGCCTCCCGGTTGGGCAGGTCGGTGGTGATGCGCTCGCGGGCGCGCTCGAGCGCCTGGGTCAGCACGGCGTCGGCGGCGCGGGCGAGCCGGGCGAGCTCGTCGTCGCCGAGGTCGCCGGCCCGGCCGAAGGGCGCGAGGCGGGCGGCCCACATGATGTCCGAGGCGTAGGCGCGCCCGATGCCGGCCACCCGACGGCCGTCGCGCAGCGCGGTGTGGAGCAGCGCGCCCGGCCCGCCCAGGGCGGCGCGCCAGCCGTCGGCCCCGAGC harbors:
- a CDS encoding ferritin-like domain-containing protein, which codes for MATTSRVATGILSEAQAAKRAEILDLLRQAYWMEMETVMSYLANAENLDGVRAEEIAEALSADVEEELGHARRFAGRIKELYGTPPGSLEFTAEQTYLQPRDDAADVRGVIEGVIQAETGAIEHYLRIIEACDGVDWATQDMVIEILRDEEGHLRQFERYLAEYS
- a CDS encoding DNA-formamidopyrimidine glycosylase family protein → MPELPELQALAEGLTSALAGRVVEGARVHQPATLKTADPPLEALVGRRVAGVRRRGKILIVEHEDGPALVIHLMQAGRLGLAAAGAGRPGRTAALDLDVGGGETLRLRELSTHRRASAHLLDAAGLAAHRPLARLGPEPIGLGADGWRAALGGPGALLHTALRDGRRVAGIGRAYASDIMWAARLAPFGRAGDLGDDELARLARAADAVLTQALERARERITTDLPNREARLTAVHGHHGEPCLRCGTLLERVSFAEYELVYCPACQTGGRRYRDRRLSRLLRE